Proteins found in one Streptomyces sp. NBC_00461 genomic segment:
- a CDS encoding serine/threonine protein kinase, with protein sequence MTMVKAHVFTHELVAGRYRLVDVVQRETNRVCWYGKDVSVGRAHLLTQIALPDDPDGEAAPRATARIIRMSETMGLMCPGAVATVVDTAEQAGDLWIVTDWIDGTSLGELIAQQGTFNYVRAARIGLELLDVLEAAHREGITHGELSPGQIFVQDRGSVVVTGFGLAGATLAPRLTAPSYASPEQARDERIGPAADLWALGAILYTMVEGRPPFRDRDRPEATLKGVDRLPLRTPVHAGPLTQTVQGLLRKNSRERLTRQVVRESLTRVLTEDPDTTNASVPRPRLRGVYAAALHVGPGWSRRTMAFGTALAVVTVAGAALAVTGRLPGTGTSSTGAAPQPPVSATASATAPDSRPDGRQSKAPAPPPATAATATATATASPTSSPPPSSSPPTTALPAGFHRYTSPEGFSVALPKDWTRVQTSRVRDLSYRVTFGADDDPRTLAVTYSTVAGPDPVAVWRDDVEPELEKDDGFQRIGEIKATTYQGHKAADMEWLSNVDGTQVRTFGRGFLLGGGRSFSLRWTTPAADWNDSANRQALDTFLRTFRSSSG encoded by the coding sequence ATGACCATGGTCAAGGCGCATGTCTTCACGCATGAGTTGGTCGCTGGGAGGTACCGGCTCGTCGATGTCGTCCAACGCGAGACGAACCGGGTCTGCTGGTACGGCAAGGACGTCAGCGTCGGGCGCGCCCATCTCCTCACCCAGATCGCGCTCCCCGACGACCCCGACGGTGAGGCCGCGCCCCGTGCGACCGCCCGCATCATCCGCATGTCCGAGACCATGGGGCTGATGTGCCCGGGCGCGGTCGCGACGGTCGTCGACACCGCGGAGCAGGCCGGTGACCTGTGGATCGTCACCGACTGGATCGACGGCACCTCACTGGGCGAACTCATTGCCCAGCAGGGCACGTTCAACTACGTGCGGGCGGCGCGTATCGGTCTGGAGCTGCTCGACGTGCTGGAGGCGGCGCACCGCGAGGGCATCACGCACGGCGAGCTCAGCCCGGGCCAGATCTTCGTGCAGGACCGGGGTTCGGTCGTGGTCACCGGCTTCGGACTGGCCGGCGCGACCCTGGCGCCGCGGCTCACCGCACCGTCGTACGCCTCCCCCGAGCAGGCCCGTGACGAGCGCATCGGGCCCGCGGCAGACCTGTGGGCGCTCGGCGCGATCCTCTACACGATGGTCGAGGGCCGGCCGCCCTTCAGGGACCGGGACCGGCCCGAGGCGACGCTGAAGGGCGTGGACCGGCTGCCGCTGCGCACACCGGTGCACGCGGGGCCGCTCACCCAGACGGTGCAGGGCCTGCTGCGGAAGAACTCCAGGGAGCGGCTGACCCGGCAGGTGGTCCGCGAGTCCCTCACCCGCGTCCTCACCGAGGACCCCGACACGACGAACGCATCCGTGCCCCGGCCCCGGTTGCGCGGTGTCTACGCCGCCGCCCTTCATGTCGGCCCCGGGTGGAGCAGACGCACCATGGCCTTCGGCACCGCCCTGGCCGTCGTCACCGTGGCAGGCGCGGCACTCGCCGTCACCGGCCGGCTGCCCGGCACCGGTACGTCCTCGACCGGCGCCGCGCCCCAGCCGCCGGTGTCCGCCACCGCGTCCGCGACCGCGCCGGACAGCCGCCCCGACGGCCGGCAGTCAAAAGCGCCCGCACCGCCCCCGGCCACGGCTGCCACAGCCACGGCCACAGCCACGGCATCACCGACGTCCTCACCGCCGCCCTCGTCCTCACCGCCGACCACCGCACTGCCGGCGGGGTTCCACCGCTACACCTCCCCCGAGGGCTTCTCCGTGGCCCTCCCCAAGGACTGGACACGCGTGCAGACCTCGCGCGTCCGTGACCTGTCGTACCGCGTCACCTTCGGCGCGGACGACGATCCCCGCACCCTCGCGGTCACCTACAGCACGGTCGCGGGCCCCGACCCCGTCGCCGTCTGGCGCGACGACGTCGAGCCCGAGCTCGAGAAGGACGACGGCTTCCAGCGGATCGGCGAGATCAAGGCGACGACGTACCAGGGCCACAAGGCCGCCGACATGGAGTGGCTCTCCAACGTCGACGGCACTCAGGTGCGCACCTTCGGACGCGGGTTCCTGCTCGGCGGTGGCCGCAGCTTCTCGCTGCGCTGGACGACTCCGGCCGCCGACTGGAACGACTCCGCGAACCGGCAGGCCCTGGACACCTTCCTGCGGACCTTCCGGTCGTCGTCAGGCTGA
- a CDS encoding threonine/serine dehydratase, translating into MIGISEVEAAAEHIATHVVRTPTLPSPGLTALLGAPVTVKLELLQRTGSFKARGATAKLLSLSEGERAAGVVAVSGGNHGIALAVMAAALHVKATVVMPRSAPARSVEMAEAAGASVRLTDDMAGAFALATRLREEGLTLVHPFDDPVVVAGQGTVGLELAADAGDLTDVLVSVGGGGLISGVAAALRDRRPGVRIWGVETEGAEAMSEALAAGGPVPVALSSIVSTLSAPSVSQLTYDHVSALVQEVLVVPDREAVRGTLDLAAHAKVWAEPAAGCLLPAARRVLERVGEGARLGLVVCGGNVTTGDVMDWAERFGLR; encoded by the coding sequence TTGATCGGGATCTCCGAGGTCGAAGCCGCGGCCGAGCACATCGCCACGCACGTGGTGCGTACCCCGACGCTGCCGAGCCCGGGACTGACCGCGCTGCTCGGCGCGCCGGTCACGGTCAAGCTCGAACTGCTCCAGCGCACCGGCTCGTTCAAGGCCCGCGGGGCGACGGCCAAGCTGCTCTCGCTGAGCGAAGGCGAGCGGGCCGCCGGAGTCGTGGCGGTCAGCGGCGGCAATCACGGGATCGCCCTCGCGGTCATGGCCGCGGCCCTCCATGTGAAGGCCACGGTGGTCATGCCGCGCTCGGCGCCCGCGCGGTCGGTCGAGATGGCGGAGGCAGCCGGTGCGTCGGTGCGGCTGACCGACGACATGGCCGGGGCGTTCGCGCTCGCGACGCGGTTGCGGGAGGAGGGGCTGACGCTGGTGCACCCCTTCGACGATCCGGTGGTCGTCGCCGGCCAGGGCACCGTCGGCCTGGAGCTGGCCGCGGACGCGGGCGACCTCACCGACGTCCTCGTCAGCGTCGGCGGCGGCGGACTGATCTCCGGTGTCGCGGCGGCGCTGCGGGACCGGCGGCCGGGCGTGCGGATCTGGGGTGTGGAGACCGAGGGCGCCGAGGCCATGTCGGAGGCGCTCGCGGCGGGCGGCCCGGTGCCGGTCGCCCTGTCCTCCATCGTGTCCACGCTCAGCGCGCCCTCCGTCTCGCAACTGACCTACGACCATGTCTCCGCGCTGGTCCAGGAGGTGCTCGTGGTGCCGGACCGGGAGGCGGTGCGGGGCACGCTCGACCTCGCCGCGCACGCCAAGGTGTGGGCCGAACCCGCGGCCGGCTGTCTGCTGCCCGCGGCCCGGCGGGTCCTGGAGCGGGTCGGCGAGGGCGCTCGGCTCGGTCTGGTCGTGTGCGGGGGCAACGTGACGACCGGCGACGTCATGGACTGGGCGGAACGCTTCGGGCTGCGCTGA
- a CDS encoding polyprenyl synthetase family protein: protein MTALPSALRAPVDAPHVLDRCRELVRPALVEAVARMHPWVGEMAAYSFGWCEVGGAPAVASGGKGVRQALAVLGAEAAGAPGRAGVPAAVAVELVHTFSLLHDDIMDGDAARRRRPTVWKAYGTGPAVLAGDALFALAVETLAAAPAGPQAVRVLSVALGDLVRGQADDLLFASRPWTGPDRVPPEEYRAMAEHKTGSLLGCAAALGALLGGAAPSVVDALDRAGRHLGIAFQTVDDVLGIWGDPAVTGKPVHGDLRERKKTFPVLAALDSDGPGARRLAAVLAAGGDPEEAAALIDALGGRSAAMAEARHHITAAETALAEAALETEAVDELRSLLGYLVRRDV, encoded by the coding sequence ATGACGGCCCTTCCTTCGGCGCTGCGGGCGCCCGTCGACGCTCCTCACGTCCTCGACCGCTGCCGCGAGTTGGTGCGGCCCGCGCTGGTGGAGGCCGTCGCGCGGATGCATCCCTGGGTGGGTGAGATGGCGGCGTACTCGTTCGGCTGGTGCGAGGTGGGCGGTGCGCCGGCCGTCGCGTCCGGTGGGAAGGGCGTTCGGCAGGCACTGGCCGTGCTCGGGGCCGAGGCGGCGGGGGCACCCGGGCGGGCGGGCGTACCCGCGGCGGTCGCGGTGGAGCTGGTGCACACCTTCTCCCTGCTCCACGACGACATCATGGACGGCGACGCGGCCCGGCGACGCCGGCCCACCGTGTGGAAGGCCTACGGCACCGGGCCCGCGGTCCTCGCGGGCGACGCCCTGTTCGCACTGGCCGTCGAGACCCTCGCTGCGGCGCCGGCCGGCCCGCAGGCCGTGCGGGTGCTGTCGGTGGCGCTGGGTGACCTGGTGCGCGGTCAGGCGGACGACCTGCTGTTCGCCTCCCGTCCGTGGACGGGACCGGACCGGGTGCCGCCGGAGGAGTACCGGGCGATGGCCGAGCACAAGACGGGTTCGCTGCTGGGCTGCGCGGCGGCGCTCGGCGCCCTGCTCGGCGGCGCCGCGCCCTCGGTGGTCGACGCCCTCGACCGTGCGGGGCGCCACCTCGGGATCGCCTTCCAGACCGTCGACGACGTCCTGGGCATCTGGGGCGACCCAGCGGTCACCGGCAAGCCCGTGCACGGCGATCTGCGGGAACGGAAGAAGACGTTTCCGGTACTGGCCGCGCTCGACTCCGACGGCCCCGGGGCCCGGCGACTCGCCGCGGTGCTGGCCGCGGGCGGGGACCCCGAGGAGGCGGCCGCGCTGATCGATGCCCTGGGAGGCCGGTCGGCTGCAATGGCCGAGGCACGGCATCACATCACCGCGGCGGAGACGGCTCTCGCCGAGGCGGCCCTGGAGACGGAGGCGGTGGACGAGCTGCGGTCGCTGCTGGGGTATCTGGTGCGGCGGGACGTCTGA
- a CDS encoding tetratricopeptide repeat protein gives MYGKAFAPEYQGALTTLSVNSSLTDVLAAGTRELRAAEQAGKQGEAARSGLAVAEAHRRLGQVRDAERAWKASYRAAREAGDTAAMAWALWSGGTLARQRGAFPLAWRLLGLAAELGEQGGDVVVRGYSLAGLAETGRIQGDYEAVRRLHEQLLAEARRRGEARHTVWALEGIAQIHRNTGEYDTAYALFEEAAGIAAGADDRRGHAWALRGLADIVSVRDKDVERALALLSEAETTCRAMKLSSALAYNHKMRGNVLYRAGRYAESRDLYEQALDEFRAMSEPRGEALARLGLAKSLARLGRDRTETAAELTELARELERIGLRHAREMVARAQEEFGIVAEVAR, from the coding sequence ATGTACGGCAAGGCATTCGCCCCGGAGTACCAGGGCGCCCTCACCACCCTCTCCGTGAACTCCTCGCTGACCGACGTACTGGCCGCCGGCACACGGGAGTTGAGAGCTGCCGAGCAGGCCGGGAAGCAGGGAGAGGCGGCCCGCTCCGGACTCGCGGTCGCCGAGGCACACCGCAGGCTGGGGCAGGTCAGGGACGCCGAGCGGGCATGGAAGGCGAGTTACCGCGCGGCGCGGGAGGCCGGGGACACCGCTGCGATGGCGTGGGCGCTGTGGAGCGGCGGCACCCTGGCCCGACAGCGGGGCGCCTTCCCGCTGGCCTGGCGGCTGCTGGGGCTCGCGGCCGAACTCGGCGAACAGGGCGGCGACGTGGTCGTACGCGGCTATTCGCTCGCGGGACTTGCCGAGACCGGCCGCATCCAGGGCGACTACGAGGCCGTACGCAGGCTGCACGAGCAGCTGCTGGCCGAGGCCCGGCGGCGCGGCGAGGCGCGGCACACGGTGTGGGCGCTGGAGGGCATCGCGCAGATCCACCGCAACACGGGTGAGTACGACACGGCGTACGCCCTGTTCGAGGAGGCGGCCGGGATAGCCGCGGGCGCCGACGACCGGCGCGGTCACGCCTGGGCGCTGCGCGGGCTGGCCGACATCGTCTCCGTGCGGGACAAGGACGTCGAGCGGGCGCTCGCGCTGCTGTCCGAGGCGGAGACGACGTGCCGTGCGATGAAGCTGTCCAGCGCGCTGGCCTACAACCACAAGATGCGCGGCAACGTCCTGTACCGGGCGGGACGTTACGCCGAGTCCCGTGACCTGTACGAGCAGGCGCTCGATGAGTTCCGCGCGATGAGCGAGCCGCGCGGGGAGGCGCTGGCGCGGCTGGGGCTGGCCAAGTCCTTGGCCCGGCTGGGCCGCGACCGAACCGAGACGGCGGCGGAACTGACCGAACTGGCACGTGAGTTGGAACGGATCGGGCTGCGGCACGCACGGGAGATGGTGGCGCGGGCGCAGGAGGAGTTCGGGATCGTGGCGGAGGTCGCACGATGA
- a CDS encoding AIM24 family protein, whose protein sequence is MKGSLFSSEYMVQPATEAGMTVENAKCVKYAVNGEMLARQGAMVAYRGNLQFERKGQGVGGMLKRAVTGEGLPLMAVRGQGEAWFAHEAQNCFIVDVDPGDEFTVNGRNVLCFDASLSYRISTVKGAGIAGGGLFNSVFTGQGRLGLVCEGNPLVIPVSAQFPVYVDTDAVVGWTAGLQTSLHRSQSIGSMLRGGSGEAVQLMLQGEGYVVVRPSEATPQKAQQH, encoded by the coding sequence ATGAAGGGTTCCCTCTTTTCCAGTGAGTACATGGTCCAGCCGGCCACCGAAGCGGGCATGACCGTCGAGAACGCCAAATGCGTCAAGTACGCGGTGAACGGCGAGATGCTCGCCCGCCAGGGCGCGATGGTCGCCTACCGCGGCAACCTCCAGTTCGAGCGCAAGGGCCAGGGCGTGGGCGGCATGCTCAAGCGCGCGGTCACCGGAGAGGGGCTGCCACTGATGGCGGTGCGCGGACAGGGCGAGGCCTGGTTCGCGCACGAGGCCCAGAACTGTTTCATCGTCGACGTCGACCCCGGCGACGAGTTCACCGTCAACGGCCGCAACGTCCTGTGTTTCGACGCCTCGTTGTCGTACCGGATCTCGACGGTCAAGGGCGCGGGCATCGCCGGCGGCGGCCTCTTCAACAGCGTCTTCACGGGGCAGGGCAGGCTGGGCCTGGTGTGCGAGGGCAATCCGCTGGTCATCCCGGTCTCGGCACAGTTCCCGGTGTACGTCGACACGGACGCGGTCGTCGGCTGGACGGCGGGCCTGCAGACCTCACTGCACCGTTCGCAGTCCATAGGTTCGATGCTGCGCGGCGGTTCCGGGGAGGCCGTGCAGTTGATGTTGCAGGGCGAGGGGTACGTGGTCGTGCGGCCGAGTGAGGCGACGCCGCAGAAGGCGCAGCAGCACTGA
- a CDS encoding CAP domain-containing protein, with product MSELVPGGNMPLPGGVVTVRVPGPFDVSALITDDGGKVRGDADFVFYNQPSAPGARLDGDTLTVEPPRLRAGATRITVVVSSAEPGTPLGRLPAPTLLVTAPGGRRLARFAPPPPRQETVLLLAEIYQRAGGWKLRALGQGYADGLAGLARDFGVDVIDEPAPSPTPPSPTPPIPTAPIPATRSGSSSLSLPPAPAVPTAPPPSPDPGGFLGLVNSARAAAGSPPVVLDARLTSAAHAHAGAMAAAGRLGAEGRDGVSVHQRVTAAGYAYLTIGEHLVSGPRTPSESVRYCLGDERSRRTLCDPACTQAGVAYVGDGRSGDMYWTALWARPLTPGDLTRTAAEVVDLTNRQRARAGLPPLAGDPLLATAAQAHSADMVARSFYSHTSPEGTQPWDRAAAAGARRRSIGENIACGQRSPAEVVDGWMNSPGHRANILKPDFTHIGIGFAGGGPAGTYWTQLFGA from the coding sequence ATGAGCGAGTTGGTCCCCGGCGGCAACATGCCCCTTCCGGGCGGCGTCGTGACCGTCCGGGTACCCGGCCCGTTCGACGTGTCCGCGCTCATCACGGACGACGGGGGAAAGGTCCGGGGCGACGCCGACTTCGTGTTCTACAACCAGCCGTCCGCTCCGGGCGCCCGACTGGACGGCGACACCCTCACCGTGGAACCGCCGAGACTGCGCGCCGGCGCCACCAGGATCACCGTCGTCGTCAGCTCCGCCGAGCCCGGCACTCCCCTGGGCCGCCTCCCGGCGCCCACGCTCCTCGTCACGGCTCCGGGCGGCCGCCGACTCGCCCGGTTCGCCCCGCCGCCCCCGCGGCAGGAGACAGTGCTGCTGCTCGCGGAGATCTATCAGCGGGCGGGCGGCTGGAAACTTCGAGCCCTGGGCCAGGGGTACGCCGACGGACTCGCCGGTCTCGCGCGGGACTTCGGCGTGGACGTCATCGACGAACCGGCCCCATCCCCGACACCGCCGTCCCCGACACCGCCGATCCCGACAGCACCGATCCCGGCAACCCGCTCCGGTTCCTCCTCCCTCTCCCTTCCGCCCGCACCCGCCGTACCCACCGCGCCACCGCCCTCCCCCGATCCGGGCGGCTTCCTCGGGCTGGTCAACTCCGCCCGCGCCGCGGCCGGTTCACCGCCCGTCGTCCTCGACGCCCGTCTCACGTCCGCGGCGCACGCCCACGCCGGTGCCATGGCGGCGGCAGGGCGCCTCGGCGCCGAGGGCCGGGACGGCGTCTCCGTCCACCAGCGCGTCACGGCCGCCGGGTACGCGTACCTCACCATCGGCGAGCACCTGGTCTCCGGCCCGCGCACACCCTCCGAGTCCGTCCGGTACTGCCTGGGCGACGAGCGGTCCCGGCGCACCCTGTGCGACCCGGCCTGCACGCAGGCGGGCGTGGCGTACGTCGGCGACGGGCGCTCGGGCGACATGTACTGGACCGCGCTGTGGGCGAGGCCCCTCACGCCGGGCGACCTGACGCGGACGGCGGCCGAGGTCGTCGACCTCACCAACCGGCAGCGCGCCCGGGCCGGTCTGCCTCCCCTGGCCGGCGACCCCCTGCTCGCCACCGCGGCGCAGGCGCACAGCGCGGACATGGTGGCCCGCTCCTTCTACTCGCACACCTCGCCGGAGGGCACCCAGCCCTGGGACCGGGCCGCCGCCGCGGGCGCGCGCCGACGCTCGATCGGCGAGAACATCGCCTGCGGCCAACGCTCCCCCGCCGAGGTGGTGGACGGCTGGATGAACAGCCCCGGCCACCGCGCCAACATCCTCAAACCCGACTTCACTCACATAGGGATCGGTTTTGCGGGCGGCGGCCCGGCAGGCACGTACTGGACCCAGTTGTTCGGCGCCTGA
- a CDS encoding serine hydrolase domain-containing protein — protein sequence MTHLASRSAVLGTALLSLLTVPAHAASSESLPKPDLAALQGVLRTAVEQGAPGAMARIDDHGSVGWATVGVADRTSGRALGTADRFRIGSVTKTFSAVVLMQLADEGKLELDASVDHYLPGLLPDSRITVRQVLGHRSGLYDYTNDMFTKTVPGFEAVRTKVFTYRQLLDGSLRHARTNAPGAAYAYSNTNFVVAGMLIEKLSGHSVRTEYENRIFKPLKLRDTFYLHPGTKIPGRHAQGYLTPDETGAPLVDATEQTVSWAQSAGAVISSTRDLNTFLSALLGGRLMSSAQLKQMERMVRVDSTQAYGLGLRRRDLSCGVSVYGHTGAVQGYYTYAFASKDGRRSLTALATTSNNGAVLGTMLGTLESAFCGKQAKVRRAVPAVDRHEDVAPGVARD from the coding sequence GTGACCCATCTCGCATCCAGGAGCGCGGTCCTGGGAACGGCCCTGCTCTCGCTCCTCACGGTCCCCGCGCACGCCGCTTCGTCCGAGTCGCTGCCGAAGCCCGACCTCGCCGCGCTTCAGGGCGTCCTGCGCACCGCGGTCGAGCAGGGCGCGCCCGGCGCGATGGCACGGATCGACGACCACGGCTCGGTCGGCTGGGCCACCGTGGGCGTGGCCGATCGCACGAGTGGACGAGCGCTCGGCACCGCCGACCGGTTCCGCATCGGCAGCGTCACCAAGACCTTCTCGGCCGTGGTGCTGATGCAGTTGGCGGACGAGGGCAAGCTGGAGCTCGACGCCTCCGTCGACCACTATCTGCCGGGGCTGCTCCCCGACAGCCGGATCACGGTGCGTCAGGTTCTGGGGCACCGCAGCGGTCTGTACGACTACACCAACGACATGTTCACGAAGACGGTCCCAGGCTTCGAGGCGGTCCGCACCAAGGTCTTCACCTACCGTCAACTGCTGGACGGTTCACTGCGGCACGCGCGCACCAACGCTCCGGGCGCAGCGTACGCGTACTCCAACACCAACTTCGTCGTCGCCGGGATGCTCATCGAGAAGCTGTCCGGCCACTCCGTACGGACGGAGTACGAGAACCGCATCTTCAAGCCGCTGAAACTGCGCGACACGTTCTACCTCCACCCCGGCACGAAGATTCCCGGGCGGCACGCCCAGGGCTATCTCACGCCGGACGAGACGGGCGCGCCCCTGGTCGACGCCACGGAGCAGACGGTGTCCTGGGCGCAGAGCGCGGGCGCGGTCATCTCCAGCACCCGGGATCTCAACACCTTCCTGTCCGCCCTGCTCGGCGGCCGGCTGATGTCGTCCGCACAGCTGAAGCAGATGGAGCGCATGGTGCGGGTCGACAGCACCCAGGCGTACGGGCTGGGGCTGCGGCGCCGTGATCTGTCGTGCGGGGTCTCGGTGTACGGGCACACGGGCGCTGTCCAGGGCTACTACACATACGCGTTCGCCTCGAAGGACGGCAGGCGCAGCCTCACCGCGCTCGCCACCACGTCCAACAACGGTGCCGTGCTCGGCACGATGCTCGGCACGCTGGAGTCGGCGTTCTGCGGCAAGCAGGCGAAGGTGCGGCGTGCCGTCCCGGCCGTCGACCGCCACGAGGACGTCGCTCCGGGAGTCGCGCGGGACTGA
- a CDS encoding M4 family metallopeptidase, giving the protein MAVAVAVTTAATGLAGTAFAGPATGTGHTTSATAGASATSVVSAARAAAFAHASATGVSHGDELQAGDVMIDPEGARHVRFTRVHEGMPVLGGDLVVHLNEQLAYSGVTRAAGHTVKPAAATAAKLSAGQAEQKAATVAKGEAGTAELVVDAREGASALAYQVPVSGSDTAEAGGSRTVVIDAVTGKVRSNTPDNDEFLSPHLLDTLRERGEKLDPPTGTGSQAAGLTAMSSAAAATRYPSTANGTGKSIFVGKVPLTTTRTARTTYLLKDPTRWGTETRDAKGQELESFSRGKKITTTNDVFGNGAVSNRNSAAADAQYGVTKTLDFYKKTFGRKGIKNNSKGAQAMVHFGKKVANAFWDSDCNCMLYGDGDGDMFKKPLVALDVTGHELTHGVVDATAKLEPTRVDRQGNQYGEPGALNESLADVFGSNVEFFTNNATDKPDYLIGEKMGLEQKFLRRLDHPSLDKLEGTIDYWSPQAYDAEVHAGSGVSSHAYYLLAEGSGRKTIGGVNYDSPTFDGSTVKGIGRTKATAIFYRALTRYMVSTTDFHDARVATLKAATDLYGANSTEYLTVDKAWAAVNVTPANTPAAHR; this is encoded by the coding sequence GTGGCGGTCGCTGTCGCCGTGACGACGGCCGCCACCGGCCTCGCGGGCACGGCCTTCGCGGGCCCCGCCACGGGGACGGGACACACCACCTCTGCCACCGCCGGCGCCTCGGCCACGTCCGTGGTGTCCGCCGCCCGCGCCGCCGCCTTCGCCCACGCCTCGGCGACCGGCGTCTCCCACGGGGACGAACTGCAGGCCGGGGACGTCATGATCGACCCGGAGGGCGCCCGGCACGTCCGGTTCACCCGGGTCCATGAGGGCATGCCGGTCCTCGGCGGCGACCTCGTCGTCCATCTCAACGAGCAGTTGGCGTACTCGGGTGTCACCCGGGCCGCCGGACACACAGTCAAGCCCGCTGCCGCCACCGCCGCCAAGCTGTCGGCCGGCCAGGCCGAACAGAAGGCGGCCACGGTCGCCAAGGGTGAGGCCGGCACCGCCGAACTCGTCGTGGACGCCCGCGAGGGCGCGTCCGCTCTCGCCTACCAGGTGCCGGTCAGCGGCAGCGACACCGCCGAGGCCGGCGGCTCCCGGACGGTCGTCATCGACGCCGTCACCGGCAAGGTGCGCAGCAACACGCCCGACAACGACGAGTTCCTCTCGCCCCACCTGCTCGACACCCTGCGCGAACGCGGCGAGAAGCTCGACCCCCCCACGGGCACCGGCTCACAGGCCGCCGGCCTCACGGCGATGTCCTCCGCGGCCGCCGCCACCCGCTACCCGTCCACGGCGAACGGCACCGGCAAGTCCATCTTCGTCGGCAAGGTCCCGCTGACCACCACCCGCACGGCCCGCACCACCTACCTCCTCAAGGACCCCACCCGCTGGGGGACCGAGACCCGGGACGCCAAGGGCCAGGAGCTGGAGAGCTTCTCCCGCGGCAAGAAGATCACCACCACCAACGACGTCTTCGGCAACGGCGCGGTCTCCAACCGGAACAGCGCGGCCGCCGACGCCCAGTACGGCGTCACCAAGACCCTGGACTTCTACAAGAAGACCTTCGGTCGCAAGGGCATCAAGAACAACAGCAAGGGCGCCCAGGCCATGGTCCACTTCGGCAAGAAGGTGGCCAACGCGTTCTGGGACTCGGACTGCAACTGCATGCTCTACGGCGACGGCGACGGCGACATGTTCAAGAAGCCGCTGGTGGCCCTGGACGTCACCGGTCACGAGCTGACCCACGGCGTGGTCGACGCCACCGCCAAGCTGGAGCCCACCCGCGTCGACCGGCAGGGCAACCAGTACGGCGAGCCGGGCGCGCTGAACGAGTCCCTCGCCGACGTCTTCGGCTCCAACGTCGAGTTCTTCACCAACAACGCGACGGACAAGCCGGACTACCTCATCGGCGAGAAGATGGGCCTGGAGCAGAAGTTTCTGCGCCGGCTCGACCACCCGTCCCTCGACAAGCTCGAAGGCACGATCGACTACTGGTCGCCCCAGGCGTACGACGCGGAGGTGCACGCCGGCTCCGGCGTCTCCTCGCACGCGTACTACCTGCTCGCCGAGGGCAGCGGCCGGAAGACGATCGGCGGCGTCAACTACGACTCGCCGACCTTCGACGGCTCGACGGTGAAGGGCATCGGCCGCACCAAGGCCACGGCCATCTTCTACCGGGCGCTGACCCGCTACATGGTGTCCACGACCGACTTCCACGACGCGCGCGTCGCGACGCTGAAGGCGGCCACGGACCTCTACGGGGCGAACAGCACCGAGTACCTGACGGTGGACAAGGCCTGGGCCGCGGTCAACGTCACCCCGGCCAACACCCCGGCCGCGCACCGCTGA